Genomic segment of Mycolicibacterium psychrotolerans:
GCGCACTGAGAACGAGCATCGGCGCTGTCACACGGCGAGGATCGGGAAGAGGTTTCACCGTGCCTCTCGTGGCGCGTGTGCTCTCGGGCGTCAAACGGTTCACGCACGACCTCACCACGGACTCAGGTGTGCCAGAACTGAACAAGAACTCACGGGCCAGTTGAGGACTGTCGAACAGGTCGACAGTGTTACCGAAGGTCGTGCTGCGCACCATGAGCCACGGGTGGCGAAGAGCCGCTCGCAGAGCCCAACGTCGCAGTCCCTGAGGCGTCCCGGGCGCCAGCAGGACGGCGGCGGGGGCACTGCGACTCTCCAGATACTTCAGCACGACCCAGCAGCCCATCGAGTGACCGATGAGCACCGGTGGTGAGCGCAGCTGGGCGGCGACAATGCTGACATCTTCCGCGTAATCGACCAGGGAGCAGGATCCGAGCGGCTGAGAGAGACTGCTGGCGCCGTGGCCGCGAAGACTCAGTGCAACGGCGTGGTGGCCCTTCTCGGCGAAGAAATCCAGAAAGTGGTCATCCCAGATCCATGCCGCGGAGCACGCCCCGTGAACAAAGAGCAGCGGCGTCGGATGCGCGGCGGTAGTCGAGCCCTTCTCGATCACGTCAAGCAACAGGCGGCCCCCTCGATCGACCGGCGTCTGCGGAGATTTTTGCAGACGCCCTGTGCTCAGTTCGGCTTTCTCGCAGGGTTCGTGGTAGGTGAGGTTTCGACAGCTCTCTTCTCGACCTCGACAGACGTACTGTCCCGAGGACAACGAGGGCCGGAAGGGAACCGCGTCTTGTTCAGAGTCATGTTCTACTCCCCGCGCATCGCGCCGAACACCGGCAACGCGATCCGCATGGTGGCAGGCACCGGGTGCGAACTGCACCTGGTCGAACCGCTGGGCTTCGACCTGTCCGAACCCAAGCTGCGCCGCGCGGGGCTGGACTATCACGACCTGGCGTCGGTCACCGTGCATCCCGATCTGACCTCGGCGTGGGCCGCGGTGATGCCGGCTCGAGTCTTCGCGTTCACCGCCCACGCGAGCGCGTCGTTCGCCGAGATCGCCTACCAGCCCGGGGACGTGCTGCTGTTCGGGCCGGAGCCGACGGGCCTCGACGAGGCGACGCTGGCGGATCCGCACCTCACCGCGCGGGTGCGGATCCCGATGCTGCACGGGCGGCGCTCACTGAACCTGTCGAACGCGGCCGCGGTGGCCGTCTACGAGGCGTGGCGCCAGCACGGTTTCGCCGGCGCCGTGTGAGTCACCACGTATCCCAGTGCGTGACCTGCTCGGCGGGCAGCCGCTTGGCCTTCTTGAAGTCGGTGCCCTTGGTGTAGGCGATCGGGAACAGCCCGGCCTGGCTGTAGGAGTCGAACGGGATGCCCAGCAATTCGGCGGCCCGGCGCTCGCCGTCGCCGAGCAGATGCAGTGACGTCCACGCCGACCCGAGCCCGCGCGAACGCAACGCGAGCATGAAGCTCCACACCGCGGGCATCAGCGATCCCCAGAATCCCGCGCTGGCGCCCGACACCGCGTCCTGCGGCTTGCCCTCCAGACACGGGATCAACATGACCGGCACCTTCTCCAGGTGGTCGTTGAGGTAGCGCGCGGAGTCCTCCACCCGGGGCCGCTGCTCGTCGCGGATGTCACCCACCTGAGGCTTGGCCTTGTTCAGGTACGGCGTCGCGTTGGTCCGGTAGATCTCCGCCAGCGCCAGCTTCTTGTCGGGGTCGGTGACGAACACCCACTGCCACCCCTGGCTGTTCGACCCCGTGGGCGCCTGCAGCGCGATGTCGAGACATTCCATCAGGACCTCACGCGGAACCGGCCTGTCGAAGTCGAGCCGCTTGCGCACCGAACGGGTGGTCGTCAGAACGTCGTCGGCGGAGAGGTTGAGGGTCATTGTGCCGAGACTACATTCGGTGCCGCCACTGCCGAGATTGCATCCCTTGCGGGCATTTCGCGAATATCGCCGCGTGGAATGCAGTTTCGGCGGAAAGGGCGACTAGCGGAAGTCGCGGGACTTCGAGGTCACCCGCAGGCTCAGCGGCCCCATCCGGTCGGCGACCACGGTCACCGCGCCGGTGGCGTTCTGCACGATGCCGCGGATCAGCAGCGCAGAGGCGGTCTGCGCCAGCCTGCGGTGCCGCGCCCACACCGCCGGCATGCACAGCACATTGACCATCCCGGTCTCGTCCTCGAGGTTGACGAACGTGACCCCCTGCGCGGTGGCCGGCCGCTGCCGGTGCGTCACCGCCCCCGCGACCAGCACCCGGGTGCCGTCGGGCACCGACAGCAGCCGATCGGCCGGCACCACCCCCATCGCGTCGAGGTCCTTCCGCAGGAACTGGGTCGGGTAGCGGTCGGGCGACACCCCGGTGGCCCACACGTCGGCGGCGGTCAGCTCCAGCTCGGTCATCCCCGGCAACGACGGGACGTGCGAGGACGACCCGACCCCGGGCAGCCGGTCGGGCCGCTCGGCGGCCGCGGCCCCCGCCGCCCACAGCCCCTCGCGCCGGGTGATCCCGAAACATCCCAGCGCTCCGGCGGTGGCCAGCGCCTCGGTCTGTGGCACCGACAGCTGCACCCTCCCGGTCAGATCCAGCAGAGACGCGAACGGGCCGTGGGCCTTCCGCTCCTCGACCAGCCGCTCGGCCAGCTCGTCGCCGATGTGCCGGACACTGCCGAGGCCGAGCCGCACCTCTGAGCCCGCGTTCTCCAGCGTGGCGTGCGCGAGGCTGGCATTGACATCCGGACCGTGCACGGTGACGCCGTGCCGACGCGCATCGGCCACCAGCGACTGCGGCGAGTAGAACCCCATCGGCTGCGCACGCAACAGCGCCGCGCAGAACGCCGCGGGGTGATGCAGCTTGAACCACGACGAGTAGAACACCAGCGAGGCGAAGCTCAGCGAATGACTCTCGGGGAAACCGAAATTGGCGAACGCCTCCAGTTTCTCGTAGATCCGCTGGGCCACCTCCCCGGTGATGCCGTGCATCTCGGCCATCCCGTCGAAGAACCGGCTGCGCAGCCGGCGCATCTTCTCGGTCGAGCGTTTGGAGCCCATCGCGCGGCGCAACTGGTCGGCCTCGGCCGCCGAGAACCCGGCGCAGTCCACCGCCAGCTGCATGAGCTGCTCCTGGAACAGCGGCACCCCCAGCGTCTTTCTCAGCGCGGACTCCATCGACGGATGGTCGTAGGTGACCGGCTCCTCCCCGTTGCGGCGCTTGATGTACGGATGCACCGACCCGCCCTGGATCGGCCCCGGCCGAATCAACGCCACCTCCACCACCAGGTCGTAGAACACCCGCGGTTTGAGCCGGGGCAGGGTGGCCATCTGCGCGCGCGACTCCACCTGGAACACCCCGACGGAGTCGGCCCGCTGCAGCATCTCGTACACCGCGGCCTCGGACAGGTCCAGCGTGGCCAGATCCACCTCGAGGCCCTTGTGTTCGGCGACCAGGTCGATGCAGTAGTGCAGCGCCGAGAGCATGCCGAGCCCCAGCATGTCGAACTTCACCAATCCGATTGCCGCACAGTCGTCTTTGTCCCACTGCAGGACGCTGCGATTCTCCATGCGGGCCCATTCGACCGGGCACACGTCGGCGATCGGGCGGTCGCAGATCACCATGCCCCCGGAGTGGATGCCCATGTGGCGCGGCAGGTTGGAGATCTGCGTGGCCAGCTCGATGACCTGTTCGGGGATGCCTTCCACATGGGTGTCGTCGGCCAGGTTCCCCCACTGGCTGAGCTGTTTGCTCCACGCGTCCTGCTGGCCCTGCGAGAAGCCGAGTGCGCGCGCCATGTCGCGGACCGCGCTGCGGCCGCGGTAGGTGATCACGTTGGCCACCTGGGCGGCGTATTCGCGGCCGTAACGGTGGTAGACGTATTGGATCGCCTTCTCGCGCAGGTCCGATTCGATGTCGATGTCGATGTCGGGTGGCCCGTCGCGGGCCGGGGACAGAAACCGTTCGAAGAGCAGGTCGTTGGCCACCGGGTCGACGTTGGTGACCTTCAGCGCGTAGCAGACCGCCGAGTTGGCCGCCGACCCGCGGCCCTGGG
This window contains:
- a CDS encoding alpha/beta hydrolase, which produces MIEKGSTTAAHPTPLLFVHGACSAAWIWDDHFLDFFAEKGHHAVALSLRGHGASSLSQPLGSCSLVDYAEDVSIVAAQLRSPPVLIGHSMGCWVVLKYLESRSAPAAVLLAPGTPQGLRRWALRAALRHPWLMVRSTTFGNTVDLFDSPQLAREFLFSSGTPESVVRSCVNRLTPESTRATRGTVKPLPDPRRVTAPMLVLSARADTSRVDGDASSVAAAYRADSDAFPDMGHAMMLEPGWSAVAERIETWLTGKGL
- a CDS encoding tRNA (cytidine(34)-2'-O)-methyltransferase is translated as MFRVMFYSPRIAPNTGNAIRMVAGTGCELHLVEPLGFDLSEPKLRRAGLDYHDLASVTVHPDLTSAWAAVMPARVFAFTAHASASFAEIAYQPGDVLLFGPEPTGLDEATLADPHLTARVRIPMLHGRRSLNLSNAAAVAVYEAWRQHGFAGAV
- a CDS encoding nitroreductase family protein; translated protein: MTLNLSADDVLTTTRSVRKRLDFDRPVPREVLMECLDIALQAPTGSNSQGWQWVFVTDPDKKLALAEIYRTNATPYLNKAKPQVGDIRDEQRPRVEDSARYLNDHLEKVPVMLIPCLEGKPQDAVSGASAGFWGSLMPAVWSFMLALRSRGLGSAWTSLHLLGDGERRAAELLGIPFDSYSQAGLFPIAYTKGTDFKKAKRLPAEQVTHWDTW
- a CDS encoding error-prone DNA polymerase, whose amino-acid sequence is MGWHNGPPGWGEMERVLNSKPRRAGWPIDGQIGDGGDSPAWSRKRGRYQPPDAPTGTGSSTPYAELHTHSAYSFLDGASTPEELVEEAARLGLRALALTDHDGLYGVVRFAEAARELDIATVFGAELSLGGGSRTDDPDPPGPHLLVLARGPEGYRRLSRQLAAAHLAGGEKGVLRYDYDALTEAAEGQWQILTGCRKGHVRQALSSGGPAAAEAALADLVDRFGRERVTVELTHHGHPRDDERNAALAALAPRFGLGVVATTAAHFAEPARGRLAMAMGAIRARNSMDEAAGYLAPLGGSHLRSGEEMARLFAGAPEVVSAAAELGEQCAFGLALIAPQLPPFDVPAGHTENSWLRHLVMQGARERYGPPERAPRAYAQIEHEMRVIEALNFPGYFLVVHDITRFCRENDILSQGRGSAANSAVCYALKVTNVDPVANDLLFERFLSPARDGPPDIDIDIESDLREKAIQYVYHRYGREYAAQVANVITYRGRSAVRDMARALGFSQGQQDAWSKQLSQWGNLADDTHVEGIPEQVIELATQISNLPRHMGIHSGGMVICDRPIADVCPVEWARMENRSVLQWDKDDCAAIGLVKFDMLGLGMLSALHYCIDLVAEHKGLEVDLATLDLSEAAVYEMLQRADSVGVFQVESRAQMATLPRLKPRVFYDLVVEVALIRPGPIQGGSVHPYIKRRNGEEPVTYDHPSMESALRKTLGVPLFQEQLMQLAVDCAGFSAAEADQLRRAMGSKRSTEKMRRLRSRFFDGMAEMHGITGEVAQRIYEKLEAFANFGFPESHSLSFASLVFYSSWFKLHHPAAFCAALLRAQPMGFYSPQSLVADARRHGVTVHGPDVNASLAHATLENAGSEVRLGLGSVRHIGDELAERLVEERKAHGPFASLLDLTGRVQLSVPQTEALATAGALGCFGITRREGLWAAGAAAAERPDRLPGVGSSSHVPSLPGMTELELTAADVWATGVSPDRYPTQFLRKDLDAMGVVPADRLLSVPDGTRVLVAGAVTHRQRPATAQGVTFVNLEDETGMVNVLCMPAVWARHRRLAQTASALLIRGIVQNATGAVTVVADRMGPLSLRVTSKSRDFR